DNA sequence from the Chloroflexota bacterium genome:
GACCTCGGGCTGGCGCAGCGTCAGCGCCAGGAGACCGGCAGCATCGTCGGGACGCCGCGCACCGAGAGGATCGGCCGCGAGGCCCTGTTCGAGGTCGATTGCGACATCCTGGTGCCGGCCGCCATCGAGGGGCAGATCACCGTCCGCAACGTTCACAATGTCAAGGCGAAGCTGATCGCCGAGGGCGCAAACGGCCCCACTACCCCCGAAGCGGACCAGATCCTGCGCGAGCGCGGCGTCACGATCATCCCGGATATTCTCTGCAACGCCGGCGGCGTGACGGTCTCGTACTTCGAGTGGGTGCAGGACCGCGAGGCGTTCTTCTGGACGCTCGAAGAGATCAACGCCCGGCTGCGGCGGATCATGACCCGCGCCTTCGACGACGTGCTCCACATGTCCCGCGAGCACGAGGTGGACATGCGGACGGCGGCCTACATGCTGGCGGTCGGGCGCGTGGCCGAAGCGACGCTCACGCGGGGCATCTATCCGTAGGCTGCCGCGCGGGATCGTGTCGATCAGGCTGCTTCTGCGGGATCTCGGGCTCGCCGCCGTCGGGGCGGCGAGCCTGCTTGCGTACTGCTGGCTGCTGCCGAGCGTCACCTACCTGTCGTCCACCACGTACACACCGGTGGCTGCCAGCCTGCCGTTCACGCTGGCCAGCTTCGAGGATCCGGGGCCGGTCCCCGAACTGATCCCGGAGTCGGCGGCGCAACTGCACGCTGCTGCCGCCGTCGATCTGGCTATCGCGCTGACGGCGCTGTACCTCCTGTACGTCGTGGCGATGTGCCTGGGGCGTGGGCGGCTGACCGTCCTGGGTGTGACGGTCGTCTTCGGCGTGGCCGTGGCCGCGCAGGCCCTGATGGTCGTCTCGCCGTACGCCTTCTCGGGCGATGTCTACAGCTACGGGATGTACGGACGGATCTTCTCCGTGTACGGGCAGAGTCCATACAGCCAGACGCCCGCCCAATTTCCCGGCGATCCGTTCCTGCCGTACGTGTTCTGGATGCACGTCCCGAGCTTCTACGGTCCGCTCTGGACGCTCATCTCGGGGTGGATCGCCGCATCGGTCGGCGGCGACGTCGGGCTGGCGGTGGTGCTGTTCCGGCTGGTCGAGTCGGCGAGCGTGCTGGGGGCCGCCCTGCTGGTGCTGTTGCTGCTCCGCCACAACGACCCTGAGCGGGCGCTCGCGGGCACGATCTTGCTGGCCTGGAGTCCGTTCGTCATCGTCGAGTCGGGCCTGGGGGCGCACAACGACGCCCTGATGGCCGCGCTGATCGTGTTCGGGCTGGTGCTGGCATGGCAGCGGCCGGGCATCTTCTCGACGGTCTCGGTTGGCGCGGTGGTGCTGGCCGGGCTGGTCAAGGCAACGGCGCTGGCGCTGTTGCCGCTGTTGGGGATCTACCTGCTGCGGCGCTCGCCATCCTGGCTGGCCCGCTTCGGGGTCGTGCTCGTCGCCGGACTGCTGACCGTCGGCATCGGGACGGCCATCGTCTGGCCGGTCTGGGCCGGCCCGGCCACGTTCGCCGTCGGAACGCTCGGGTCTGGCGCGGATCGCTACGTCAACAGCCTTGCCGAGCCAGCCCTGGGCGAGATCCGCAAGTCGCTCGGGGCCTCGACGGACGATCTTGAGGTGCCGCTCCAGTTCGGCGGCTGGTGGGTTGGGACGCACACCGACACGGTGATGCACGAGACCCGCGCGCCCGACTCCACGGTCGTGCAGCCGCTGCCGGCCTGGACGAGCCTGCTGGTGGTCGGTCCGGAGCGCGACAAGCGCCTACGCGTCTACGACCCGCTCACCGAGCGCATCGGGTACGCGGACGTGGCGTTTCTCGGACCCATCGACGCGCCGCCGGAGTACGCCGACGACCATATCGTGCAGGCGCTGATCGTCGGGCCGGTCGGCTCGTGGACGCTCCAGGAGGCCAACCGTCAGATTCGGATAGTCGGCTGGGGGGCGTTCGCGCTGGCGATGCTCCTGGCGCTGATCTTCGGGACGCGCTCGCCGGCCGGCCTCGCCACGGCCTGGGTCGGGGTCTGCCTGGTGCTGGAGTACGTCACGCTGACGTGGTTCTGGCCCTGGTACGTCCTCTGGGGGCTGATGCCGGCCGCGCTGGTCCCTCGCTCACGGTTGACGCGCCTGACCGTCTATCTCGGCTGGGGCGTCCTGCTGGCCTACTCGCTGATGGGGTTCCAGGATGGTCGCTTCTGGTATCTCCACAACTTCCGGGCCATCCCGATGTTCGGCCTGCCGCTGGTGCTGTTCCTGCTGGACGAGCTGCTGCGCGGCATCTGGTGGACGGGCGCCCTGACGTGGCGACGCCTACGCGCGCCACGCCCGATTTCGCTAGAATCGCGGCGAGCCGACCGCGCCCGAGAAACGGTCACCGCTCGCCTGAGTTGACCGTTCACTATGATGCAGGCGGGCGGAGTCTCCCCGCGGCGGGCTCCGGCGGCGGGCTTGTCCCGGAATATCCGGGACATTCTGCATAGTTCTGCATAGATTTCCCTAGATTTTCTGTGGTAGCCTATGTCCGGCACGGGCGACGACTGCCTGCGTTCTGACGTTCACTCGACGGTAACACTCCCCTCTTCTGCCCCATCCCCGCATCGCTCCCCCTCTCTCCCCTCCAATGCAATGTCCCGGCCCCCGAGGAGACGGCATGCAGCTCTTGCAGATCGGCCTGGATCACGCCACTGCCGATGTGACTATCCGCGAGCGACTGGCAATCCAGAGCGTCGATCTTCCGGCCGTGCTGGACGACTTGCGCCAGATCGCGATGGATGCCGTTGTCCTTTCGACCTGCAACCGCGTCGAGGTCTATGTGCTGGCCGGCGACGCCCCAGCTTGCGCCGAATCGGTGACAGCGTACCTCGCCAGCCGCGGCGGCTTGACCGACGCGCAGGTTCGCGGCGCGACGGTTCGGCGTTTCGGGGCGGATGCAGTACGTCATCTCTGCCGCGTGGCGACCGGGCTGGAGTCGATGATCCTGGGAGAGCCGGAGATCGCCGGGCAGGTGCGGACGGCTCAGGCGAACGCGAACGCCGATGGCGCGGCCTCGGTGGTGATGCGCCGGCTGTTCGACGATGCGCTGCGGGTGGCGGGACAGGTCCGGGCCGAGAGCGGCATCGGGCGGCACGCCGTCTCGGTCAGCACGGCGGCGATCCGCCTCGCCGAGCGGACGATGGGCGGACTTGGCGGCAAGGTCACCCTGGTGATCGGCGCGGGAAGCGTTGGGAAGTCGGCGGCCCGGGTGCTGGCCCAGAGCGGCGCGTCTTCGGTGATCGTGTCGAGCCGGCGGATCGAGTCGGCACGGGCCGTGGCGCGCGAGGTCGGCTGCGAGGCTGCCACCATCGAGACGCTGCCGGACGCGCTGGCCGTGGCCGACCTGGTGATCGGCGCGACCTCAGCGCCGCACTTCGTGGTGCACGCCGATG
Encoded proteins:
- a CDS encoding glutamyl-tRNA reductase: MQLLQIGLDHATADVTIRERLAIQSVDLPAVLDDLRQIAMDAVVLSTCNRVEVYVLAGDAPACAESVTAYLASRGGLTDAQVRGATVRRFGADAVRHLCRVATGLESMILGEPEIAGQVRTAQANANADGAASVVMRRLFDDALRVAGQVRAESGIGRHAVSVSTAAIRLAERTMGGLGGKVTLVIGAGSVGKSAARVLAQSGASSVIVSSRRIESARAVAREVGCEAATIETLPDALAVADLVIGATSAPHFVVHADAVRQAMLTRADRPLVLVDVAVPRDIDPDIRDVPGCTVFDVDDLKAAREASIAARKLAAVDAEAYIERTVDRFMTWLQGRMVASVVADLVAHAERVRQQEVERGLSLHGATTDRERALVEATTAAIVKKLLHQPIVEVKRRSSGEDGQLWAKALGELFALTGSRPATPAMPGLVGATSNAKGAVS